GGTGTGATGAAACAAGCTTTACAAATGCTGTCATGGCAATATTCTGGGAATAAATTTCACCTGACAGATTGGCCCAAGTTGCCTTTCATCAATGAAGAACAATGTTTCATAATTATCACCAACTCATCCGCTTCACCTGTCTCTACCATAACCAATTGTACATCAAAGCTACCTAGCAATAATCATTACTGGCAGAAAATTTGATCTGTTTACAACATCATAACGGGCTTTACTGTCAAGTCTTGTGGATCTTGAAGCCAAACACCCTGGGGACAAAGTTTTGCGTTGGTTTTTGCGGCTTGAGGTGTCCATAAGTCATCAAGAAGAGATGAGGAAATGTCGTCCCAAAGTAAGCTCCATCAATATCTTGAGCAGTTAAAGAAATCATAACCAAGAACAAAAAATAGGCTACTCAAGCAGGCAACAAGAgcaatatgaaatttatgagCAGAGACGTAATCTCAAAATTGATATAAGATTagcaagtgtgtgtgtgtgcggaGAGAGAGAGCACATCAAAAAGTAGTAGCAGAAAAGGATACTGCCTTGGTACTTCGATCGAGGGTAATAGATGTCCTCACACTTCGGACAGTATATTTTTACAGTACTTGCACGCGGAATATCTGATTGACCAACGGGAAGACAAGGCTGTCCACTGCAGTAAACTCGTGGGCATCTTCCAAAGTCGTAGTTTTTGTACTTCTCCAACTGAAAGGTTTGTCCCAGATATTAGGCACCACCACCGTCTCATGGACAGGGTTAAATGAAACATAGTAAAAACAACACATCAAAGGGAGGAAAATATGAAACTATACAAGAGAATGTGGACAAGCAATTACCATAGCGGCTATTCCCTTGCTAGTCAAAATGTACCGAACATGAATCAAACCATACAACATCTCAGCCGCCGATTCAACCAATTCATTCTGCTCTTCTGTGAACATATCACCTATTCAAAGCAGGAAAAATTTGACAAACTGCAATTGTcttaatatgaaagatgatgCAGCATTTTGATGTAGGACAGTATTCTTGGTCTCATAAAGACACAGACGGGGAAGTTTTACTTTAGATTATAAAGGAGGATGTGTTTCTAACTtgaaacataaaacaaaaaatgaaagaatcgTTAAGCTTGGTCTGCCCCAAAAGTCCAAGGATGTACTGGTAACAAAGACATTTTCAACTTGAACATAAAAGTAGATTCAGGACTTGCAACAAATTGATAGCTTGTTAGATCATGCAACAGAAATTATTCAGAAACgtcacatatatcatttttccAAAACATCAGAATTAGTTAAGAGCCATGGTAACAGATTAACCCCCAACCTCACCCACCAatgcaaagaaaaataaaaggatttaACTCGTAATGTTTTACACCAAGAGATGGAACTGCTAAGGAAAATAGAATTTTTGACATcaaataattaggaaaaaataCAAGATTATTTAAAACTCACACCAAAAGAACCCTAAACCTGAAATATCTGGCCATGGAAGCAGATTTGGCGGATAAGAGTTCCCCACAAAGGTATCAATTTTTGTATGGTTACTAGCAAAGGGGGCCACTTTAACAGTGTACAGCTTGATGAGCAGAGGTATGACACTGCTCAAAATGCTTTCTGTGTAACGGAACAGCTGAGACAGTCAACCATCTATTTCTGCATTGTCCATACACAGCTCATTTGTGGAGAATCACCTAAACCTTAAAGGCTTTTGCATGGACAATGCCAGGCAAGATAAAAGAAGCTCTAGCAGCTGGGAGGTAACGTTCACATGCTTAGGATAGGAGTAGATGGAGAATTCTCCCAGCTGACAATCTGGAAGGAGAGAAATTCCAGATGTTTTGAGAGCTTAGAGATATATGCAGAAGATCAAGATGAACTTCATCTTACTGCTATGTTTTTGGTGTAATCAGATTTACTCTAATGATACTGGGTCTCCATCTTTTGGCACCATCAAACAAGCGAATACATGAAAGAGAAGGGAGTTAAAAACAGCAGACAAAAGAATATACCAATATTTATTGCAACACATGCCATAATTCCAGAAGAAAACTGAACTCTTGATTGAAAAGAAGCAGCTCCTTTTAAGTTCTATCAGCAGTTAGCAGAGGTAAACAGGAATTTATCCCCTTTCCATCCCATCTTTTGATTTTTAGCAAGGACAGTTGGTTTCCTTTTTTACTTTCCAATGAGATGTGCGATAGAATACAATACACAATTAGCCATAGGGGCACCACAATTTCAATATATCAAGGTTTACTGGCTTAAATTTGCTGCATTGTGGCAAGAAGGTCTCATCAAACATGGACAATGAGAGACAAAGGAGATGCTCCCAGTGTAATCACAGGCGCGCTTAATCCTAAAGCGAGGCTCAAAACGTGTTGAGCTCTTCTCGTCGCTTAATGTGTGCTTCAGTATCGTCATCAAAGCTCTAAAGCATACTTTTCCTTGCCAATGAGCCTCTTCTGAAGAGGTGACACCAAACCATTGATAATTCAGTTTTTCGTAAAAAGAATGtcaatttctttgttcataaaTTTGACATTCATACTCCAATCGTTAGTCTTTGActtgacatatatatatttgtatttttctcCCTTTGAGTCTTTTTTCACTAAAGCCCACACTTTATTTGCACTAAAACTCCTACGGATCTCACAACTTTTTTGcactttttgtttttgataacACTGAACATTCCTCCAAAACCTTACTACTCCCTCCGTAGCCACCAAGTTTAACAATGAAAGGAAGACTTTGAAACTGCAGTTTAAAATAAgccataaatatttaaaatcatctCATTAAGTGTGAAGTATTCAATTATCCttcggggtggcccagtggtttggAATTGGGACTTCCATATTGGAGGTTTCAAGTTCGAcaccccttgccagcgaaagcacGGGGTTTGCCTTTtaggtcgagctcgtcgcaccgggcttgcctagtgcgggttactctcttatgtggtttgcgagctattgcataggagcgggggttttaccctgtgcgcaccaaaagggtagcagctgcgggtttcccttgtcaaaaaaaaaaagtgtgaaGTATACGATTTAAAtgttacaaaaagaaaagagtgtGACATAAATTGGAGCAGAGGGAGGACTAGATAAGAACTTTACTTCAAATGacttaaaaattatatgaacaTAAAGACTCAAAATGACTTAGAAAATACATTTGCATCACCTATGGGCATTTCTACACAATTATGATGGTACAGCTTACACCAGTTGACTGAACCTGCAAGAGTGACTGAAAAAGTATAACAACCGGACTCTAAATTCTAAGTTTTAGCACCCTGTTTTAGGATCTAAGACTTTATACAAGTCAAAATAACCATTTGGGACTTGCTTGAGGGGTTTGGGTTGGGACACAAGGGGACAACCCACAAATAGACTGCAGATTTTTTCTGGTATTGTTTGCTTCACAACACGATCACAGCAGGGGAATTTTTGTCATCGCAATCGCATAGGGCAGTGTAACAGGTATAAAAGCTaaagttttttatttcatttcaagaCATTTTTGGGGTGCTCTGCACTCGGTTTGGTGCGATTTTTGGAGAGGAAATCATCAACTAACTTTGGATAAGTTTCTTAGACTAGTATTAGTGCCTGTTTGGATCgacttattttaggtgtttttaagCCAAAATAGCTTTTTGTTACCAAccaagtcaaaaaaaaaaaaagaagccaaAATAGCTTTTAAGCAGTTTGAAGTGTTTGGGTAAAGTTAAAAAGTGCTTAAAAGCACTTATTTTAAagccaaaataacaaaaataagccAAAAGCCATAAGTTAGAAATCCTAACTTATGACTTATAAACCAAaagccaatccaaacaggctcttagttATTATATGTCAGGACCATGAGATTCAAAGCTTCAATCATTGATTTTGAAGTGTCCAATGGAGGGATTTTGTCCTAGATTCTAGAATGTGCATTTTAGGATTTGAAGGTATGTCGGATTGGGAATCTAATTACAGATTTGAACTCGGGAACTTCCGGGtaactaattttcaaataaattttggaTTTTGACCCTGGGGATTGAGTTCGAATTttattaactttaatttagaccATGTACTAAATTATGGGAATAGATTCTTATCTTCGTTTGACGTTGTTGAACATTCTTTAGGCTAGAGTTGAGCCATTTGGACATGTTTGGGTGTGGAAAGGAGGTCATAAATGGCTGAAAGCTTGCTTTAATCGAGTTAAGTCGAGCCTTTTTTTGTCAATAGGGTAATAATTCCCAATTTATGTGTTATTCATGACTTGTAATGTGTAGGGATAATTTATGCATGGCATGACACGGATATATACAACTATCAGGTGTAAAAGGGGATACTTGAAATGCTAGGCTTTTGCTTTCGTACCCATATCCACATTTTGATGAGTTGAGCATTATATATATGTCATGTTGAAGTTGGGCTAGTTAAATACTAGTAAAGCGCCCCCAAGGCCTAGCTCGAGTGGCAAAAGGTGGAGGATCTGTGGCTTAGGTCGCAAGTTCAAGCCCCACACCATGCAAAGTGAAGCCAATGGTAGAGGGGCAACCCCATTATCCACCGAGTTTAGAAGGCTGTGATTGGTCAAAAGGGTGGGTCACAAACGGATTTCTCGGTTATCCAAAAAAACACTAGAAAAGCATGTTCTAACTTCTATCTTCATATCTGTTGAAATTCATGCTTTATCTGCTATGTAGTGTACATTGATTTCCTTTTCAGCTCCTAATATGAAATTGATACAGTTGTACAACTTACTTGTGACGAATTAGGGACCATGTGATGTGGGGACTATTGAGTTTGGATTGTGAAAGTAACATGAAGGACTATTTGGGTATGTAAGATCGTTGATATGATCATTtagtttcacaaaaaaaaaagatcattaatatgatcataTGCGTGTGGATATGAATCTGTCGCTTATGAGTCAACGACTTGCTACTTCCCTAGGGGTGTACACGCTAACCATGAAAGAGTTAGCCAACTGAGTTGAGAAGTGAATTATGTGATAAAGATTTTACCTTAACTGTCTTCTTTGACTATTTAACTTTGTTTGATTCGTTATCTGTATCGAACATTTCTATTATGTTGGTTTGAATTGCGATAAATGCTTAAATGTTGTTAATTGGCTATTCCTGCCTATATTCTTGTTAATTGCTCATTCCCTTATATGTCCCACCTAAATTGCATAAACTAAAGGTAAAGGTGTCTTTTTAAGTAACATTTCTCATTACTCTATGGGAGCAGTCAATGAGACTTATTGGGTACAGATTGATTTTCACACGCAAGCTACACTTCCTACACTTTTTGGTACAAGTTCGGATCACATTACCAACATGGTACGCGAGTGAGTTCCAGTTGTGATCCAGTTTTTCAGTAGTGTATCGTTTGCCTTCTACCACAGTGGTCATGACATGCTTTCATGTCATTATGTTGTTGACTTCTCCATTTTCGAACTATGTACTAGTTGAGAAATTTTGTACCTTTCTCTTCAGTTTGCTCATTAGTCATGACAATGTAACATCAGttcaagaaaatttaattatgtGCTTTTAATTTGGCTTCCATGTTGTATTAAATCTCTCATTTATGACTATTCAATTGTTAGCTTTTATTATTAATGCTTCCGCATAATTAGATTTTGGGTAATAAATGTTTTGATTTGCCTAGACTGGTATAGTCAATCATAGCTAAGGGAGGGTTTGGATCGTGATAGGAAGTTactcatttattattatttttgagagCATGAACTTGATCCAAAATTAACTTTCAGTAATTTCTCCCAGCCTATATAAGAACCAGTGTTTTGGACGGCGAGAGGCGACAAGGGCCTGCCTCGCCACGCGGCGAGGCGAGCGGCGAGGCGCTCGCCTTTTTGAATCGAGGcgccaattaataccaaaaattaaaaacatttaattgcacatataatattcaaaatttcaatagcaattacatatattacaaatactataataattactatagaagaattaattttttttcaaaaaaataatgtacaaCAGTCACAACACAGTGAAAGCAGAAAGCATTTTACAGTAATCCGGGACAAAACAGAGAGCAAAGAAAACAGAGGAAAAAAAGAATAGTGAAGGCAGGGACAGTGAAGAGTGAGAGAAAGAGACGAATGGAGCAGCAACTCGAGGGAAAGAGACGAAGAAGAGAGCAGCGACTGAGGAAGAGAAGAAGATAGCAGCGACCgaggaagagaagaagaggaatACACAAAAGTCTGATGAAagtttgaaaatagaaaaaaaaaacctaatattattaagttaaaacttttttttaaaaaaaattcaaaatggcGACGCCATTGGGTCGCCTCGGGTCGCCTCGCCTCAGTTGATAATGGCGACACAGCCTCGCCTCGCCTCGCCATTCGCCAAAGGCGCTATGGCGAGTGCCTTTCACAACACTGATAAGAACTTGTCATCCTAATCAACCTAGAAGCTAGAACATATCAAGTAAAACTAACTAGTTTTCCGCATCTTCCATTCACTAGGTACTAATTTGTGGATATAGTCCataagaaaccaaaaaaaataaaaatgaacccAATAGTTTCAAAGACGAGAAAATTATTCTTCAATATAATGTAAAGATAAGTCCAAAATTAATTCTCTGGAATTTCATAACAAAATATGAAGTAAtctaaataagagaaaaaatatgtaCCATGGGAGGATTCAACATCAAGGATGAGGTCAAGTGCATAGTCGTAGTAGGGAACTTGACTGCTCAATCCACATAAGTTAAAATCATCCTGAATGTAATCATCATCAACTTCACAGAAGAACTCGTTACCACGCAGGTTACAAAACCAAGAAATCCATGAAGTATCATCCCCATCAGAACCACTAACATCAGACTCTTCACTGTCCGTTTCAGATTCCTCTACAAAGTAGATAAAAATGAGATTATACTCCTGTCGATTTTGAAATTCAATGGTAGTGCATTATGGGTTGGCATAGTATGTCACACTATACCCCACGAAAAAGTAGCACCTCAAGAAGACTAAATTACGTATTTTATTGAGAAAAAAGTTGTGACATGCTTTCCACAACCCAACACAAGAACCAACTATAAGTAAAAGATCAAGTTATTCTACTTGCAAGGCTAAAGGtttttaacaatcaaaacattAAGCCTGACTTGAAACAGGATAAATAATACAGATAGTGTTAATTAGTAAGGGCAATATaccatataaaaatatcaattttaactTCATAACTTCTATCCCAGAGTACAATTGACTGATACTACAGCAATATATATTGACAAGTACTAGCATAAAAAGACCACAAAAGTCTGGCCTGAACTTATGATTGCACATCACAACACAAActattttagaaaaaagaacTCAACTTTGTAAGCCACTAACAAGTATTGACTATGTACAACCAAGCAAATTACATATGATTCCACAAGGATAATCTGCATTTCTTCATGTTGAGAATCTGAGAATATCAGAAATTCAATTTGGAAACATCCACAAAGAACAAGCAACAAAATAAGCAGATTCCGGCCATACTCATTCATCCATGTTCACCCTTTTAGCACTTGATAAAGCTTTATCTGAAATTCATTCCATGATGCTTTTTTGATAAAAGGAACATTGCAATTACTTCCAAAGAATTGCATCCTTAAAAAATAGGGGAAACCGGAAACGAAAGCAATTTTACTATAAGAACAACTAAAACACACCAAAGATGGATGAAGCtctcataaattttaataatttcatatcaatGCAAAGGCAAGTGGATTAAGCTCCAAAAATACTTTACAGCCAAAGCCGCAATAAAAGCGAATGATATATCTTTCCTGCTTCAAAGCATGACCAACAGCAGTTGAAAAccattatataaaaaaacataagaagaagaagaaactacaAACTCCCCTGTTTTCATTTGCCTGTCTCGCTTTAACTTGGCATAGAGTTTAAGAAACTAAAGACAACTTTTATTTAATCTTATagtcttaaactaaaaatacaTAGAAAGAACCCAAAATATCGTTTAATCTTGTCGTCTTAAACGTGTCATTTGAAATTAaagattagaaaaaaatgttaagAGACAAGTTTCTGAAACGGACTTAAAAAGGAATgcaagacaaacaaattgaaacaagGAAGTAGCTAATCACAACTAAAGCCTATTATGCTCATCTCCAGCAATTACTCCCAAAATCACATCTCTATTAAAACATGTTAAACCAAAACAGCCGGATCCTCTATTCTACCAGCAGCTGCAGAAATGATATCAATAGATAATCACAAAATACTACAGTTTTCACCCGATAAAAACAAAATCCAATGCTTTCtaaaaatggaaaatatttaatggcgaaaaaaaaaatcctaaccATCGGAGCACTTGTTTTTGTTGGTATTACGATGATCAAAATGCGATTTTCcagcaccaccaccaccaccggTTGACGTAGAGGGAACAGCTTTATCCTTCAAAGACCTAGATGTAGAAGGCGACAACTTCTCTAAGTGCTTATCCAACGCATCGTTAATTCTTTTCCGATCCAACGGTCCACCGATCATCTCCGACTTGGATGaaccaccacctcctcctcCGCCACCTCCTCGATCTCTATACATTTCTATCAAGTATTTATCAAACCTTGCTACTATATATCTATATCTGCATTCAGGAGATTACAGAAAGTTACGGAAAATTGGAGAGAAATTGAAACTGAGAAACAGTGAGTCGGGTTGAGGAAGATAATTAGGGTTTCAAAAGGGGAAAGTGAGAGAAGAAGACACAGAGAGCTTCTATGAGGTTCTCTCTcctttttttgattttgttattgttagatcttttgttttctttctccacctttgtttttttcttttttaatttttgacgCTTAATACATCGATAATCTTTAAATTATAAGCAAATTTTATTTAcagaaaattgatttattttaattgattgtcgaaatgattattttttgacGCTTAATACATCGATAATCTTTAAAttataagtaaattttatttacagaaaatcgatttattttaattgattgtcGAAACATATAATCATGTATTTCTATCAAATGTTTTTTGttcaagttttaaaataaagaaaattgttATTGTGGTTTGCAGCTACGGGTAAGGGTGGCGACGGAATCGGTACCGTGCGGACCAGACCGGTAATTGTCGAAATTGGCATGGAACCGGGATCGTTCAGCCGGAACTGTTCCGGAACTGGTAGGTCCGGTAGTTTCAGGTTGGAGCTgtcttatattataataattataaatttaaaattaataatatatacctttaaaatttataaaatttaaaattcaaagtttagaatttataaaatttgaaattcaaagtttaaaagttataaaatttaaatttcaaagtttaaaagttataaaatttaaatttcaaactttaaaagttataaaatttaaatttcaaactttaaaagttaaaatttaaatttcaaactttaaaagttgtaaaatttaaaattcacaatattaaaaattaaatttaatacaccaataataaaaaaattaaggtgatagcctatacttctattaatatttatttcatattacaatttcatctacaaaaatattagtagagTATTAAAAGATTTAATCTAGAcaaccaccttctaggaagggttcggTTTGAATTAAATCTCGAATTATCATACTCTTACTAATAGTCGGTGCTACGATATTGATCCTTTCTTAAATCATTtaacatttctatagtaacatgATCGGGAATTGGTTGAATAGATAAATCTTCCATTGATTCAATCTCGTCGTTACTATAATCTTGCATGATTTCATCAACGTCAATTTGAAATTTGGTCGATAGTggttcacgacccaaatttcttctctcgACATTAATCCAATCTCTAAATAATACCGAATCTCCAAGCTATCTGCTGCTAGTGAATGCCAATGATCTTCAATTTGAAATCTTGCTTCACTAAAACCGCCTTCCCAAGCTACTGACAACGCTTGAATAGCTAATATATCTCGAGTCATCGGTTGTAGTTTTGGAAATCCTTTGCCGCGATTTTTCCACCATGCTAGAACATCTTCAGTAGGTTAAGTATTTTGATTGACATATGCATCAAAATCTATTATTGtgagaaagttcaagataagaatctaaataatcatcaatattatcTTCATTAAGTCTACTCCTAGAACTTTGAGGTTCTTGTtcacttgataaatttatattagaattgtataattcatacaattttctagcttcaagttttatattatctttaacttgttgacaactaGGAATTTTATCTAATTCACTATCAAtatctaagttaaaatatattttatcaaccATTTTTGATGCACGTATATCTTTATAATGAGGTTTAACATACAAgcggttaaataaatttgaggaataggaatataatattttctatatttttcaatcattttttgtatagtttcttgaaatcttggttatttttaaatttatataatttagaagaaatcatacaaatatcagGCAAAACAGTACAAATTGATGGACTATAAAGTACAGATATTCTTTTGGTAGTTAAGTAAAAAACTTTTAGGAAATCTATAAGTTCATTTATGTCACGCCAATCACTATCATcgaatttatatgatatatctGAATTATGAGCATTCCAAACCATTTGTAAGGGTATTCTATATTCATAAGCGACTACAAGCGTTTCATATAAAGAATTTCATCTAGTAGACactgtttttgaaatttttctagGTGGAAGATTATATTCTAAACAACGATTTTGAAAAAATCTCTACGCCTAAACttaacttgacatttaaatataaaatgacatgcattttcAATTTCCGTGCAACCGTTATCATACATCTATATACCATCTCtaacaataattatatatgtgtcCAATACACCTAATATGATAATCATCACCATAAATAGGACAAAGAGTAGGTTTTAACAATTCAACAGCAACGTAATTATTTGAAGCATTATCTAAGGttatactacttattttatcatatatttcataactttgtaaaatatataaaatagtttGAGCTATATAACAACTGGTTTTTTGCATCtgacaacatttataacctaatttttttttagcatattccaattttcatcaatccaatgtgcagtaACAGTCAAATAATCGTTACCTTTTATACTACGACCCATATCAGAAGTAATAGctattttacaattattataataaaataaacaacgaagatattgaaaatgttgtgcTTGATAATCAAATAAAgcattttttattgtatttctagcaaaacctttaaaatgtgaattatatacaatttgaatataatgtataaaaccgagattttcagcaaaactaAATGGCAAATCCATAACAACTATCATTTTAGCTAgttcttcaagatctttttcTCTACTATGAACAGGGTAAACTAGAAACAGAAACATTAGAAGaatttatttgtgtttgtaCCATGTTAGAGCCGCCTACTCCTACATTTTCAGGAAGGGGGTTACCGTTCTTTTTAGCTTCCGTTACCGCTTtagcatgcaaaaattcatattacaaCAAGACATTAAATTATTACTCAAATGTCCCGTCCCAGCAGATTTACCAacagttttatgatttaatctatgtttacatttattacaaatagcttgtgttttatctttattttgtgTCATAAATTGTCAAACAATCGATTTTTTAGCACGTTCTACCTTAGGCCTAGGATGTACGGGGGGAACAGGGGCAAGACAACGAAAGGGAGCGGGACTAGGAGTGGGAATGGGAGTATTAATAGCCATAGGTGGCTCAgtttcattatcatcatcatcatcaaaagtagGTGTATCAGTATAATCATCAatgtcattatcattatcataatCTCGCGGCAATTCCTCATTAAAATTACCAAAACGACGTTGTAAATGTTCATGATAAGGCTCTAATCTTgaattactatcaatattaaaaacagTATCATTAACATGTATATAATCATCCGTATTCATTCTTACTAtagtatattttttagttttagatcTAGAAGGACTACCGATTTTTTGATTATCGGAGGATGTCAAGTTATACATATTTTCAACATGCTCAATTGCACTTGTTTTACCTTTTCCTTTTTGAACAACATTTTTACCGGAAtccatattaaaatattaaacgtgagattatatataatacaaaaaatgtaatgcaaacaaataattaatcacaaaataaataattaattatttcaatataaatgaaatgtaaATTATAAGTTGGAACGAATGTATCGAACGtctacttaaaaaagtagaCGTTTATGACCGCCGAAAGTCGAAAGCCGAAAGTGGAAAGTTAAAAGTTCAATTTAGAAGCTCCAAATCCAATTTCAAAGATCAAATTTAAGGCAAAAAcgaaatttcattaattttaagaGATTAAATATTACAGAAGTAGAGAGTCGAAAGAATTGAAGATGATTTTGTGAATTTGtgattaaaaagaataaaaatttagGGATAttcataggtaaaaaaaaaaggttaaaggtgtaatttttaaaactttgaaaaattaaaaaagttaagGAGGGGGGTAGGGGGTGTAAATGGCTGCAAAAATGGGGAATGAGCCGTTGGGGGGCCCCACTAGCCGTTACCCAACGGCTCTAAAACGacctgaatttttttttaaaaaaaattaactaattaagtgGACCGGACCGGACGGTAACGGATCAGATTTACCAGAACCGGGACAAACCGGTAAATTTCGGTTTTCGTCCCATTACCTGTCCCAAAACTGGACCGAATCGATCCCTACCAGGATAAACCGGAATGAAACTGGACCGAGACGGACCGGATCGGTAACCGGATAGTGCCGGTTCCGTTGTCAGCCTTAGCTACGGGTGAACACTTTGTACACACTGCTAAAGTTTATACTATATAATAACATGTAAATCACACAATAGATGTAAATTGCTCTAGGTAAATTATAAGCAACAGGCTCGACTTAGAAGTCATTAAGTGAGAACAATTTTGGGTCATGTGTAGGGTGTGCATCGATCTGTTCGGTTCGATTTTATGTATGATAGAATCTGGTAATTCtacaagaatataaaattggtgttttgatgatagacaagaaaTGCAAATAATTTGTGTAGCAAATTGACGCAGCCAATTGACGCATCCAAGTATTGAAATTAATTGTCACAgccaaaattaattaaatgtacaATTGCTAAAGATGTTGAATATACAtgttgatacaaataagga
The window above is part of the Solanum pennellii chromosome 5, SPENNV200 genome. Proteins encoded here:
- the LOC107020870 gene encoding putative casein kinase II subunit beta-4 isoform X1, whose protein sequence is MYRDRGGGGGGGGGSSKSEMIGGPLDRKRINDALDKHLEKLSPSTSRSLKDKAVPSTSTGGGGGAGKSHFDHRNTNKNKCSDEESETDSEESDVSGSDGDDTSWISWFCNLRGNEFFCEVDDDYIQDDFNLCGLSSQVPYYDYALDLILDVESSHGDMFTEEQNELVESAAEMLYGLIHVRYILTSKGIAAMLEKYKNYDFGRCPRVYCSGQPCLPVGQSDIPRASTVKIYCPKCEDIYYPRSKYQGNIDGAYFGTTFPHLFLMTYGHLKPQKPTQNFVPRVFGFKIHKT
- the LOC107020870 gene encoding putative casein kinase II subunit beta-4 isoform X2, giving the protein MYRDRGGGGGGGGGSSKSEMIGGPLDRKRINDALDKHLEKLSPSTSRSLKDKAVPSTSTGGGGGAGKSHFDHRNTNKNKCSDEESETDSEESDVSGSDGDDTSWISWFCNLRGNEFFCEVDDDYIQDDFNLCGLSSQVPYYDYALDLILDVESSHEEQNELVESAAEMLYGLIHVRYILTSKGIAAMLEKYKNYDFGRCPRVYCSGQPCLPVGQSDIPRASTVKIYCPKCEDIYYPRSKYQGNIDGAYFGTTFPHLFLMTYGHLKPQKPTQNFVPRVFGFKIHKT